Proteins from one Oscillatoria nigro-viridis PCC 7112 genomic window:
- a CDS encoding SH3 domain-containing protein, which produces MEALALSHSFVAYESPESELQVKSLDQLGLKIPNSAWIGVAGIAVALSVLGTPGEAQAGCYRQRCGHRSHHTYAEVATNGGRLNIRHRPNGCSHVIGKLYNGDNVALTGRYRNGWAQLKGGGWVSTSWLS; this is translated from the coding sequence ATGGAAGCACTAGCATTGAGCCACTCTTTTGTTGCTTATGAATCTCCAGAGTCCGAACTCCAAGTCAAGTCGTTAGACCAACTGGGCTTGAAAATTCCTAATTCTGCATGGATAGGCGTTGCAGGTATTGCAGTAGCTCTATCTGTTCTGGGTACCCCCGGTGAAGCGCAGGCCGGTTGCTACAGACAACGCTGTGGTCATCGCAGCCATCACACCTACGCCGAAGTGGCAACCAACGGTGGCAGACTGAATATCCGCCACCGCCCCAATGGCTGTTCTCATGTCATCGGCAAGTTATACAACGGAGACAATGTGGCATTGACCGGTCGTTACAGAAACGGCTGGGCCCAACTCAAAGGCGGCGGCTGGGTGTCTACTTCCTGGCTCTCCTAA
- a CDS encoding sigma-70 family RNA polymerase sigma factor, translating to MSDFISVSWSAVVATVQRVQLPAEKLSNYDLVLRCQEGNRPETTAFSELLKRYQSHVDRVLYHLAPDWQDRADLAQEVWIRVYRNINRLQEPVKFRGWLSRIATNLFYDELRKRKRVRTPLSLDVPRTLEDGEVDWEIPADSPGPDEDLTTREFYDQLRVAIADLPEVFRTTIVLREIEGLAYEEIAEMTGVSLGTVKSRIARARQRLQLELQKYLDGN from the coding sequence ATGAGCGACTTTATTTCCGTGTCCTGGTCTGCGGTTGTGGCGACCGTTCAAAGAGTGCAATTGCCAGCCGAAAAACTCTCTAATTATGACTTGGTGTTGCGGTGTCAGGAAGGAAATCGACCTGAGACCACTGCCTTTTCAGAACTGTTGAAGCGGTATCAGTCCCACGTAGACAGGGTTCTCTATCACTTGGCCCCTGACTGGCAAGACCGAGCAGACTTGGCTCAGGAAGTGTGGATTCGGGTATACCGCAATATTAACCGCTTGCAAGAGCCTGTTAAATTTCGGGGCTGGCTGAGCCGCATCGCCACTAATTTGTTTTACGATGAGTTGCGCAAGCGCAAACGGGTGCGAACTCCGCTGTCGCTGGACGTACCCCGTACTCTGGAAGATGGCGAGGTTGATTGGGAAATTCCGGCCGACAGTCCGGGGCCTGATGAAGATTTGACGACGAGAGAATTTTACGACCAGTTGCGGGTGGCGATCGCAGATTTGCCGGAAGTATTCCGCACGACAATTGTTTTGAGAGAAATTGAAGGTTTAGCCTATGAGGAAATAGCCGAAATGACCGGAGTTTCTCTGGGAACTGTCAAGTCGAGAATTGCTAGGGCTCGCCAAAGATTGCAGTTGGAATTGCAAAAATATCTCGATGGTAATTAG
- a CDS encoding ATP-binding protein: protein MRDNIDEIPSGGIGIKIIGKIADELSYTRTSDGRNCLFIVKSYQQPGLVPSQQSIQDGFFKRAIDVLTSFDFGLPKQRVPQPDPISNQLVQKICLQINTDIKAVARVLSWAEQLDPLPIPLVVVHQCKLAVIEGFTNAVRHAHKNLPLETPIELEIMVFKEHLEVKIWDWGEPFDIQAKLKEEFSQKSLY, encoded by the coding sequence ATGAGAGATAACATAGATGAAATTCCGTCAGGTGGGATAGGTATAAAAATTATTGGCAAAATTGCCGATGAGCTAAGTTATACTCGCACTTCTGACGGTCGAAACTGTCTGTTTATTGTAAAATCTTATCAGCAGCCCGGTCTAGTACCATCACAACAAAGCATTCAAGATGGTTTTTTTAAGCGGGCGATCGATGTTTTAACTAGCTTTGATTTCGGGTTGCCAAAGCAACGAGTTCCCCAACCCGATCCAATTTCTAACCAGCTAGTTCAAAAAATCTGCCTTCAAATAAATACTGATATCAAGGCTGTTGCTCGAGTTTTATCGTGGGCTGAACAGTTAGATCCTCTACCAATTCCCCTAGTCGTTGTGCATCAGTGTAAACTTGCTGTGATTGAAGGGTTTACGAATGCTGTTCGCCACGCTCACAAAAATCTGCCATTAGAAACTCCGATAGAGCTGGAAATAATGGTATTTAAGGAACACCTAGAAGTAAAAATTTGGGATTGGGGAGAGCCTTTTGACATTCAAGCGAAGTTGAAAGAAGAATTCTCCCAAAAAAGTCTGTATTAG
- a CDS encoding molybdenum cofactor biosynthesis protein MoaE produces MNSFAALSIGTIPQRHESDSFAITLAPLSIEEIYALADDPANGAVVIMSGTVRNQTDGQAVVSLEYQAYEPMAVRVFQQIATEIRRQWADVNRVAIHHRVGHLQVGEISVLVAVGCPHRDSAFAACQYAIDTLKHNVPIWKKEHWADGSSSWVSIGACEVVGH; encoded by the coding sequence ATGAACTCCTTCGCTGCACTTTCGATCGGCACAATTCCTCAACGCCATGAATCAGACAGCTTCGCCATTACCTTAGCGCCGTTGTCTATAGAGGAAATATACGCTTTGGCAGATGACCCCGCGAACGGAGCCGTGGTAATCATGAGCGGTACAGTCCGCAACCAAACTGACGGTCAAGCTGTAGTTTCCCTGGAATATCAAGCCTACGAACCGATGGCCGTGCGAGTATTCCAGCAAATTGCTACGGAAATCCGCCGCCAGTGGGCCGATGTCAATCGGGTCGCCATTCACCACCGCGTCGGACACTTGCAGGTGGGCGAAATCAGCGTATTGGTGGCTGTTGGCTGTCCCCACCGGGACTCGGCCTTTGCAGCTTGCCAGTACGCCATAGATACGCTCAAACACAATGTACCGATTTGGAAAAAGGAACATTGGGCAGACGGTTCTAGCAGTTGGGTTAGTATTGGAGCGTGCGAGGTTGTCGGGCATTAG
- a CDS encoding anti-sigma factor family protein encodes MNGNFESDKNQNQQGVGDSLAETEVNNNYAQGNVTTMMRDRFELLSAYLDGEVTAAERRQVEDWLTNDPTTKRLYSRLLMMQQSFQAMPVPAAEQSAEELATKVLQRVEGKTKRNLVWRGGAIAALLVAVVAGVGGGRQLFAPQFARSPVPAESDGLIVALNEPLVEIVNPNDLMLGVNAPIVDIPKVGVPTPQKSLPKAQ; translated from the coding sequence ATGAATGGTAACTTTGAATCCGATAAAAATCAGAATCAGCAAGGCGTCGGGGATTCACTCGCTGAAACTGAAGTTAACAACAATTATGCCCAGGGCAATGTAACTACTATGATGCGCGATCGCTTTGAATTACTTAGTGCCTACCTCGACGGCGAAGTGACGGCTGCAGAACGCCGCCAAGTTGAGGACTGGCTGACAAATGACCCGACTACGAAGCGTTTGTACTCGCGACTGCTGATGATGCAGCAGAGTTTTCAGGCAATGCCGGTGCCTGCTGCAGAACAATCGGCCGAGGAGTTGGCGACGAAGGTTTTACAGCGAGTGGAAGGCAAGACGAAACGAAATTTGGTTTGGCGGGGAGGGGCAATCGCAGCTTTGTTGGTTGCGGTGGTGGCTGGTGTCGGTGGCGGCCGCCAATTGTTTGCTCCTCAGTTTGCTCGATCGCCCGTTCCTGCTGAATCTGACGGTTTGATTGTGGCTTTGAACGAGCCTCTGGTGGAGATTGTTAATCCCAACGATTTGATGCTTGGGGTGAATGCACCGATCGTGGATATTCCCAAAGTGGGTGTACCAACCCCTCAAAAGTCCTTGCCAAAGGCGCAGTAG